One genomic window of Cheilinus undulatus linkage group 7, ASM1832078v1, whole genome shotgun sequence includes the following:
- the LOC121512651 gene encoding disabled homolog 1-like yields the protein MMETEQTAAGCPAPGQAAVRTWVYSSTKGPPSEAISRFHGDGVRYKAKLIGVDPVPNAEGEKMCWDSMMKLKGMAEAARKHGKHKPRVWLKVLSSGIKILDERTGGVLFDHDRTRISSLTKDESDPRALAYVYQDQEAHILFYIKMANLADPVLTDIREVCQGVVQMIPQESAEPPTQTNTLLVLKDTSAPPAQAPALEDVFSPRPDSSATQPNQASSSSELMEVFSVQMQEPLVAPQSPSISQPEPPKPTLSTSQILSMFPAQPAGGSPYASPPYSPSTMPWAQQGPVGNQWAGPAMAPWPTMPGGMAVAWAPAAPPAGGQMQVQGPQLGVMGRGNTPGSPSAVNGNPAAFNSFFTPPGATGPPQPTSPNLDSEKNLFEW from the exons GACCACCCAGTGAGGCCATTTCCCGTTTCCATGGAGATGGAGTTCGATATAAAGCCAAACTGATCGGCGTTGACCCGGTACCCAATGCTGAGGGAGAGAAGATGTGCTGGGACTCCATGATGAAACTAAAG GGCATGGCAGAAGCAGCGAGAAAACACGGCAAACACAAGCCAAGAGTTTGGTTGAAAGTTCTATCAAGCGGCATTAAGATTTTGGATGAAAGGACCGGG GGTGTACTTTTTGACCACGACAGGACCAGGATCAGCTCTTTGACCAAAGATGAGTCTGACCCCAGAGCTCTGGCCTACGTCTACCAAGACCAGGAGGCCCACATCCTCTTCTACATCAAGATGGCTAACCTG GCGGATCCAGTCCTGACTGACATCAGGGAGGTTTGTCAGGGTGTGGTTCAAATGATACCGCAAGAATCTGCAGAGCCACCGACACAG ACTAACACCTTGCTGGTTCTAAAGGACACTTCAGCCCCGCCAGCTCAG GCACCAGCTTTGGAGGATGTGTTCAGTCCACGCCCAGACTCTTCAGCAACACAACCAAAccag GCATCCTCAAGTAGTGAGCTGATGGAAGTTTTCTCTGTCCAGATGCAGGAGCCACTGGTTGCTCCTCAAAGCCCAAGTATCAGTCAGCCAG AGCCTCCTAAGCCAACACTCTCCACCTCTCAGATCCTCTCCATGTTCCCCGCACAGCCAGCAGGAGGCTCTCCATATGCATCTCCCCCTTATTCTCCCAGCACCATGCCCTGGGCCCAGCAGGGGCCTGTTGGGAATCAGTGGGCTGGACCAGCTATGGCACCCTGGCCCACAATGCCTGGTGGCATGGCAGTAGCATGGGCACCAGCAGCACCCCCCGCTGGGGGTCAAATGCAGGTTCAGGGCCCTCAGCTCGGAGTCATGGGAAGAGGAAACACACCAGGTTCACCCAGCGCTGTAAACGGGAATCCAGCTGCTTTTAACTCCTTCTTTACCCCTCCTGGTGCAACAGGACCACCACAGCCAACATCTCCCAACTTAGACTCTGaaaaaaatttgtttgaatGGTAA